One window of the Nocardia terpenica genome contains the following:
- a CDS encoding Gp37-like protein — translation MVATVGAGMSVITTLDFESIYRQVQDKKRRAKMRRTYPSFVRLWDGRWRLRGRVTRYSDDSTFEFIDGDTGIGVLEMPHDYYLARWLINVEVKGTNPRVKRLDGTWSEGPNPYGRYKDLNAFVTVDRDGARWSGVLSECSIIKDDNGRRIVRATFKHDFEFVRRLRFWSNPVLPAQIQVPRYWLLWGRAIPIIKITMFLNLLRLNASPFRIPDNPLDFEHWLDPIKGLDLRNWNMVVKPQIEPDTSVTGLLFSRFQSAYEATKTLVDDAQLSWDLRRWLKGDPEPWPGAFIGGDPNRCVVKHGALIVDLKDRSAWSTGTAAGGNILQGLTYSIQKFLPNGMNGAIEETTIDPNLVTEYTTPGLFKGTVPRAPAVVFRESKHGGIQTSEVTWRPPTVTNIVGGGHSMMGVNEALRATITALGDLTAMIPGVPPIGGVLEIALTPFVEDTLMAWGKWESTDRKDRLGDSFLWEDYAEGSENIYSISGALAMRKGFLDTDEELDVKVTVADGSPWRIGQNGYGHFFLGDRIGVAPLGVSPGQIFIQRVSSLKLKLSPDTAAAWEITLGRKRATDPILGAWERLSQLASILQMQGVL, via the coding sequence GTGGTCGCGACCGTGGGGGCTGGAATGAGCGTCATCACGACACTCGATTTCGAATCGATCTACCGTCAGGTGCAGGACAAGAAGCGCCGGGCGAAAATGCGGCGAACCTATCCGTCGTTCGTTCGTCTGTGGGATGGCCGTTGGCGGCTGCGCGGCAGGGTCACCCGGTATTCCGATGACTCGACGTTCGAATTCATCGACGGCGATACCGGGATCGGCGTGCTGGAAATGCCGCATGACTACTACCTGGCCCGCTGGCTGATCAATGTCGAGGTCAAGGGCACCAACCCGCGCGTGAAGCGACTCGATGGGACATGGAGCGAAGGGCCGAACCCGTATGGCCGGTACAAGGATCTGAACGCCTTCGTGACCGTGGACCGCGACGGGGCCCGCTGGTCGGGGGTGCTGTCGGAATGCAGCATCATCAAAGACGACAACGGCCGCCGTATCGTCCGCGCGACATTCAAACATGATTTCGAATTCGTGCGCAGGCTGCGTTTCTGGAGTAACCCGGTACTCCCCGCGCAGATCCAGGTGCCCCGCTATTGGCTGCTGTGGGGCCGCGCGATTCCCATCATCAAGATCACAATGTTTCTGAACCTGCTCCGCCTCAACGCCTCACCGTTTCGGATTCCGGACAATCCGCTGGATTTCGAGCATTGGCTCGATCCGATCAAAGGCCTAGATTTGCGGAACTGGAACATGGTTGTCAAACCACAGATCGAACCCGATACCTCGGTCACCGGACTGTTGTTCTCCCGGTTTCAGTCGGCGTACGAGGCGACCAAGACATTGGTCGATGATGCGCAATTGAGCTGGGATCTGCGGCGCTGGCTCAAAGGCGACCCCGAGCCGTGGCCGGGCGCTTTTATCGGGGGTGACCCGAACCGGTGCGTCGTGAAACACGGGGCGCTGATCGTGGATCTGAAAGACCGCTCGGCGTGGTCGACCGGGACAGCGGCGGGCGGCAACATCCTCCAGGGCCTCACCTACAGCATTCAAAAGTTCTTGCCGAACGGCATGAACGGCGCGATCGAAGAAACCACGATCGACCCGAACCTAGTGACCGAATACACGACACCGGGATTATTCAAAGGAACTGTGCCGCGGGCCCCGGCTGTAGTCTTCCGGGAATCCAAACACGGCGGAATCCAAACCTCGGAGGTCACGTGGCGTCCGCCGACTGTGACGAATATTGTCGGTGGCGGTCATTCCATGATGGGCGTGAACGAGGCGCTACGCGCGACCATTACCGCCCTGGGTGATCTCACCGCCATGATTCCGGGTGTGCCGCCGATCGGCGGTGTCCTCGAAATCGCGTTGACCCCGTTCGTGGAAGACACGTTGATGGCGTGGGGGAAATGGGAGAGCACCGACCGGAAAGACCGCCTCGGTGATTCGTTTCTGTGGGAGGACTACGCCGAAGGCTCCGAAAACATCTACTCGATATCCGGCGCGCTGGCGATGCGGAAAGGGTTCCTCGATACCGACGAGGAACTAGATGTGAAAGTCACCGTCGCCGATGGCTCGCCGTGGCGGATCGGTCAGAACGGGTACGGGCATTTCTTCCTCGGTGACCGGATCGGCGTCGCACCCCTCGGCGTATCGCCGGGGCAGATCTTCATTCAGCGCGTGAGTTCGCTGAAACTCAAACTGTCCCCGGATACCGCGGCGGCGTGGGAGATCACGCTCGGCCGCAAACGAGCCACCGATCCGATATTGGGGGCATGGGAACGGCTGAGCCAGCTCGCGAGCATTCTGCAAATGCAAGGGGTCCTCTGA
- a CDS encoding phage tail protein encodes MVSELSIRLEGCNGEWFTLHGKGAGDKGVFLGPRPEGIYDEPTETIWQSHAYQIGADFGGIKIHKRDVVLGIEVVGDKSGTWKQNDSRWRQAWSYEKDSTLWIETTDSRRYLKLRLSETPTFAPDFDPFTDDYGHIIMTCAAGNPRWYEATDYTHEWVYQGDPKGLLVVENPTDVEVWPKYVCQAHPSKAGTIWVLPDFSFGSDRADALRAVFPNEDLDHRAVPLPPLQPREQLVVDTDEHEEQLTSNIDTEPWMRFEGRCFLFPLPPRTPRTELPVTVAGAEEGMGIQVRIPRPWSRPWGLE; translated from the coding sequence TTGGTGAGCGAGCTGTCTATCCGGCTCGAAGGCTGCAACGGCGAATGGTTCACCCTGCACGGGAAAGGCGCCGGAGACAAAGGTGTCTTCCTCGGCCCGCGCCCCGAAGGGATTTACGACGAGCCGACCGAAACAATCTGGCAGAGCCATGCCTACCAGATCGGCGCAGACTTCGGCGGAATCAAAATCCATAAACGCGATGTCGTGTTGGGCATCGAAGTGGTCGGCGATAAATCCGGGACATGGAAACAGAATGATTCCCGCTGGCGTCAAGCCTGGTCCTATGAGAAGGATTCGACACTCTGGATCGAGACCACGGACTCACGCCGGTACCTGAAACTCCGATTGTCGGAGACCCCGACGTTCGCCCCGGATTTCGATCCGTTCACCGACGACTACGGCCACATCATCATGACGTGCGCGGCTGGCAACCCGCGCTGGTACGAGGCCACCGATTACACGCATGAATGGGTCTACCAGGGGGACCCCAAGGGTCTCTTGGTGGTGGAGAATCCGACCGATGTCGAGGTGTGGCCGAAATACGTGTGTCAGGCGCACCCGTCGAAAGCCGGAACGATCTGGGTACTCCCGGATTTCTCCTTCGGCTCCGACCGCGCCGACGCACTTCGCGCGGTGTTCCCGAACGAGGATTTGGACCACCGCGCGGTACCGCTGCCGCCCTTACAGCCACGTGAGCAATTGGTGGTCGACACCGACGAGCACGAAGAACAGCTCACATCGAATATTGACACCGAACCGTGGATGCGGTTCGAGGGCCGCTGCTTCCTGTTCCCGCTCCCACCCCGCACACCACGCACGGAATTACCGGTGACGGTGGCCGGGGCCGAGGAAGGGATGGGTATTCAGGTGCGGATTCCCCGCCCGTGGTCGCGACCGTGGGGGCTGGAATGA
- a CDS encoding tape measure protein — MAIELASAYVSLSTDTSKIPGQISGAVAQGGKQAERHADSAGRNWGGRFASVAGTALKAGVGVAAGGVAAVLGTAFTKGFQRLNALDQANAKFKALGYSAQSVAGIMDSANKAVKGTAFGLGDAAKVAATALAAGIKEGDELTKYLTLVGDAAAFANADLNEMGAIFNKVQATGKLQGDELAQLSDRGIPVLSWLAQSYGTTAAAMSDMVSKGKVDAARFEQIMSEHMGGVAAQMGKTLQGSWQNLQAGLGRLGATLLGPVFDRLTPAIQKATAWVDAAGPKISGFLAQIGQAAGPTVAKIREFFGGLGAKIGPLIDYVKNFWASFQQSGEAAAISDRFREIWSRLQELWTALQPVLVEVWNALKPVLVVIAGAAWEAFKAVLWGISNAIDNVKTVLTVVQPVIRAASQTVQDIADSFRSVVEWVGKAIDSVTGFIDKAKQIGGNVVGSVAGFFGIGHAGGGPILGPGGPTDDLIPAMLSNGEHVLTAAEVQAMGGHAGVYRMRAAARRGQLAFADGGAAGLPRGIRDALAAAAEAEGMPYRWGGTGPAGYDCSGWAGYLQSVAMGLPDTHKRLYTTGTLIGGATAGLQQGLGPSGTLFRVGASAEHMAVTIAGHAAESGGAQGTSGIDGGRAGADAGQFPFKYHLPNQAIAGWVDQAQGSDAGIGSAYTAGRAGQKAPARQAPRIARRYSDTDREYLKLEQSWAEANKRRNEVYADDTASELDRMDADLALQDAEDARRKGPKADDNGAAKTLTDYAHKMLDIGIDAAKSQLPFDLGSSRWWDVADKSIEAANSVPAFTRADIGNQLGFDPAGGVPDWVTRLRAGQAKVYDTGGWLEPGGVAVNLSRKPEPIFNSPHQLRQFADGFAPVPAGAVSLDDLRTVLENRPNVTFNVSDFREAMAQWQLEQRRQSMSFARR; from the coding sequence TTGGCTATCGAGCTTGCCAGCGCGTATGTGTCGCTGTCGACGGATACGAGCAAGATTCCCGGACAGATCAGCGGCGCTGTTGCTCAGGGCGGTAAGCAGGCCGAGCGGCACGCCGACTCGGCGGGCCGGAATTGGGGTGGCCGGTTCGCGTCGGTCGCCGGAACCGCGCTGAAAGCCGGTGTCGGTGTCGCGGCGGGTGGGGTGGCGGCGGTACTCGGGACCGCGTTCACCAAGGGCTTTCAACGCCTGAACGCCTTGGATCAGGCGAACGCCAAATTCAAGGCACTCGGCTACAGTGCGCAATCCGTCGCCGGGATCATGGATTCGGCCAACAAAGCCGTCAAAGGCACCGCGTTCGGATTGGGTGACGCCGCGAAAGTCGCGGCTACCGCGCTCGCCGCCGGAATCAAAGAGGGCGACGAGCTTACCAAATATCTGACTCTCGTGGGTGATGCCGCCGCGTTCGCGAATGCGGATCTCAACGAGATGGGCGCGATTTTCAACAAGGTCCAAGCGACCGGGAAATTGCAGGGCGACGAACTGGCCCAGTTGTCCGACCGCGGAATCCCGGTCCTGTCGTGGCTCGCGCAATCCTACGGAACCACCGCGGCGGCCATGTCCGACATGGTCTCGAAAGGGAAAGTCGACGCGGCCCGGTTCGAGCAAATCATGTCCGAACACATGGGCGGTGTCGCTGCCCAGATGGGCAAGACGCTGCAAGGCAGCTGGCAGAATTTGCAAGCCGGTTTAGGCCGCCTCGGCGCAACACTGCTCGGGCCTGTATTCGATCGGCTGACTCCCGCGATCCAGAAGGCCACCGCCTGGGTTGACGCGGCGGGCCCGAAGATCTCCGGTTTCCTGGCGCAGATCGGACAGGCAGCCGGGCCCACGGTCGCCAAGATTCGGGAATTCTTCGGCGGTCTCGGCGCGAAGATCGGGCCGCTGATCGACTATGTGAAAAACTTCTGGGCATCGTTTCAGCAGTCCGGGGAAGCGGCGGCAATATCCGACCGATTCCGCGAGATCTGGTCACGGCTGCAAGAATTGTGGACCGCGTTGCAGCCGGTGTTGGTTGAGGTGTGGAATGCGCTGAAACCGGTCCTCGTGGTGATTGCGGGCGCGGCGTGGGAAGCGTTCAAGGCGGTGCTGTGGGGGATTTCCAACGCGATCGACAATGTGAAAACCGTCCTCACCGTTGTGCAGCCGGTCATTCGCGCCGCGAGTCAGACAGTGCAGGATATCGCGGATTCGTTTCGGTCGGTGGTCGAATGGGTCGGTAAAGCGATCGATTCGGTGACGGGGTTCATCGATAAGGCCAAGCAGATCGGCGGCAATGTCGTCGGGTCGGTGGCCGGGTTCTTCGGGATCGGTCACGCGGGCGGCGGCCCGATCCTCGGGCCCGGCGGCCCGACTGACGATCTGATTCCGGCGATGCTGTCCAACGGTGAGCACGTCCTCACCGCTGCCGAGGTGCAAGCGATGGGCGGGCATGCGGGGGTGTACCGGATGCGGGCGGCGGCGCGGCGCGGGCAGCTGGCGTTCGCGGACGGCGGGGCGGCCGGGTTGCCGCGTGGTATCCGAGACGCCCTGGCGGCGGCGGCCGAGGCCGAGGGAATGCCGTATCGGTGGGGTGGCACGGGCCCGGCCGGATACGACTGCTCCGGATGGGCCGGGTATCTGCAATCGGTCGCCATGGGATTGCCCGACACGCACAAGCGGCTCTACACCACGGGCACGCTGATCGGCGGGGCCACCGCTGGGCTACAGCAGGGGCTCGGCCCGAGTGGGACTCTGTTCCGGGTCGGTGCCAGTGCCGAGCATATGGCGGTCACGATTGCCGGGCATGCGGCCGAATCCGGTGGGGCGCAGGGAACCTCGGGGATCGATGGCGGCCGGGCCGGGGCCGACGCCGGGCAGTTCCCGTTCAAATACCACCTGCCGAACCAGGCTATCGCCGGATGGGTCGACCAGGCCCAGGGCAGCGACGCGGGGATCGGGAGCGCCTATACGGCGGGCCGGGCCGGACAGAAGGCCCCCGCGCGGCAGGCACCGCGGATTGCGCGCCGGTACTCCGACACCGATCGGGAGTACCTGAAGCTCGAACAATCGTGGGCGGAGGCGAACAAGCGCCGCAACGAGGTCTACGCCGACGACACCGCATCCGAGTTGGATCGGATGGACGCGGATCTGGCGTTGCAGGACGCCGAGGACGCTCGCCGCAAGGGCCCGAAGGCCGACGACAACGGGGCAGCGAAAACCCTGACCGATTACGCACACAAAATGCTGGATATCGGCATCGACGCCGCGAAATCGCAGCTTCCGTTCGACCTCGGTTCCTCCCGATGGTGGGACGTGGCCGACAAGTCGATCGAGGCGGCGAATTCGGTTCCTGCGTTCACTCGTGCCGATATCGGCAATCAGCTCGGGTTCGATCCGGCTGGCGGTGTCCCGGACTGGGTGACCCGGTTGAGGGCGGGGCAGGCGAAGGTGTACGACACCGGCGGATGGCTCGAACCCGGTGGCGTCGCGGTCAACCTCTCGCGCAAACCCGAGCCGATTTTCAACAGCCCGCATCAATTGCGGCAGTTCGCCGATGGATTCGCACCGGTACCGGCCGGAGCGGTGTCGCTGGACGATTTGCGGACAGTGTTGGAGAACCGCCCGAACGTCACATTCAACGTCAGCGATTTCAGGGAAGCCATGGCGCAATGGCAACTCGAACAGCGCCGCCAATCCATGAGTTTCGCACGGAGGTAA
- a CDS encoding phage tail tube protein encodes MKNVYVPSPGAKGVLFRSVKTTDDAVALPASAKDDIKSSDFTDLGGVSDSGFTNSIDRSVKKVKDFGAATVAAPQDDYTETMKLELIESLRESVLETVFGTKITPLPDGGFGFSHRKQPLEKYSWVIDTVQGRKLRRQVIGIGQVTEIGEVKQVSDDIVKYPVTIECFEDADGDFVKEYVGLPKPATNTKQADTKQIDKAA; translated from the coding sequence GTGAAGAACGTCTATGTCCCCTCACCCGGCGCGAAAGGGGTGCTGTTTCGATCGGTGAAAACCACCGACGACGCCGTGGCACTGCCAGCCAGCGCCAAGGACGACATCAAGTCGTCTGATTTCACCGATCTGGGCGGGGTGAGTGATAGTGGTTTCACCAACTCGATTGATCGCAGCGTCAAGAAGGTAAAAGACTTCGGAGCAGCCACCGTCGCGGCACCGCAGGACGATTACACGGAGACGATGAAACTCGAACTGATCGAGTCCCTTCGCGAAAGCGTCCTGGAAACCGTGTTCGGCACGAAGATTACCCCGTTACCTGATGGCGGATTCGGTTTCAGCCACCGTAAGCAGCCGCTCGAAAAATATTCGTGGGTGATCGATACCGTGCAGGGCAGGAAGCTGCGGCGGCAGGTGATCGGGATCGGGCAGGTGACCGAGATCGGTGAAGTGAAACAGGTCAGTGACGATATCGTGAAATACCCGGTCACCATCGAATGTTTCGAAGACGCGGACGGCGATTTCGTCAAGGAATATGTGGGCCTGCCGAAGCCCGCCACCAACACCAAGCAGGCTGACACCAAGCAGATCGATAAGGCGGCATAA
- a CDS encoding phage gene 29 protein family protein, with product MTYPTVNNCDQSNPRKAFKWAFVALPFRGSTPLLLHSDVQEELSQWFWELGFRWHPELATKKVQPPTHGQSHTLNNLVQFVSADAPDKPPADPPNGSGFVAPPTVFDPSTHDEAEVIEHLRQADASERARVISREMCGPNRAAVLDAYTDLWKAQ from the coding sequence TTGACGTATCCGACCGTGAATAATTGTGATCAGTCGAATCCGCGGAAGGCATTCAAATGGGCGTTCGTCGCGCTCCCGTTCAGGGGCTCGACACCGCTGCTGCTGCACAGTGATGTGCAAGAGGAGCTGTCGCAATGGTTCTGGGAGTTGGGGTTTCGCTGGCATCCCGAGCTGGCCACCAAGAAAGTCCAGCCACCCACCCACGGGCAATCCCACACTCTGAACAACCTCGTGCAGTTCGTCTCGGCCGACGCGCCGGACAAGCCACCGGCCGACCCGCCGAACGGTTCCGGGTTCGTCGCTCCGCCAACGGTTTTCGATCCCTCCACGCACGACGAGGCGGAGGTGATCGAACACCTTCGCCAGGCGGACGCTTCCGAACGGGCGCGGGTGATCTCACGGGAGATGTGCGGGCCCAACCGGGCGGCCGTGCTCGATGCCTACACCGATCTATGGAAAGCACAGTGA
- a CDS encoding C39 family peptidase, whose protein sequence is MPDTDMYARAIIGEGQRRGIAPQGIVIALAVALVESNLTMYANPADPESLTYPHDAISTDYDSTGLFQQRPPWWGSVADRMDPARSAAMFYEALSRFDYTSGAHSPGWYAQQVQQSAYPDRYDERMAEAQRMYDRLSATTGKEYMGEHVLPYDRNIVPQETSYWCGPASTQIVLNSRGIDLPESELADQIGTTVNGTDYVGLITPILNRYTGGGYIERYMPNDPPTVQEKEQLWRDIVASIDGGFGVVANIVAPPTNYPRGVKGSVSPAYAGGTVYHYVAVMGYDDSPDRAVWVADSGFRPFGYWCSFDQLASLIPPKGYTANLSAPNGEDDQLSDVTDIIRQELTYQFPSRVEGSEYRDTLVGYTLNNDKKLYDLEQWRPTVDAQLSALDAKLDRILDALEAK, encoded by the coding sequence GTGCCCGACACGGACATGTACGCACGAGCAATCATCGGTGAAGGCCAACGGCGGGGTATCGCGCCGCAGGGCATCGTCATCGCGTTGGCGGTGGCGCTGGTCGAATCGAACCTGACCATGTACGCCAACCCGGCCGATCCGGAATCGCTGACCTACCCACACGACGCGATCAGCACCGACTACGACTCCACCGGCCTGTTCCAGCAACGGCCCCCATGGTGGGGCAGCGTCGCCGATCGCATGGACCCGGCCCGGAGCGCGGCCATGTTCTACGAGGCGCTGTCCCGGTTCGACTACACCAGCGGTGCGCACTCTCCCGGTTGGTACGCCCAGCAGGTCCAGCAGTCGGCCTACCCGGACCGCTACGACGAGCGCATGGCGGAAGCGCAACGCATGTACGACCGGCTCTCCGCCACGACAGGAAAGGAATATATGGGCGAACACGTCTTGCCGTACGACCGGAACATCGTGCCGCAGGAAACCTCGTATTGGTGCGGGCCCGCATCAACACAAATCGTACTGAACTCCCGTGGTATCGACCTCCCGGAATCGGAGTTGGCCGACCAGATCGGAACCACCGTGAACGGCACCGATTACGTCGGCCTGATCACCCCGATACTGAACCGGTACACGGGTGGCGGCTATATCGAACGGTACATGCCCAACGATCCGCCCACCGTGCAGGAGAAAGAACAGCTGTGGCGTGACATTGTGGCCTCGATTGACGGTGGGTTCGGTGTTGTCGCCAACATCGTTGCTCCGCCCACCAATTACCCGCGTGGTGTGAAGGGCTCGGTGAGCCCGGCCTATGCGGGTGGCACCGTGTATCACTATGTCGCGGTCATGGGATACGACGACAGCCCGGATCGGGCGGTGTGGGTGGCCGATAGCGGTTTCCGCCCGTTCGGGTATTGGTGTTCGTTCGATCAGCTCGCGAGTTTGATTCCGCCGAAGGGCTACACAGCCAACCTTTCGGCCCCCAATGGAGAGGATGACCAATTGTCCGACGTTACCGACATTATCCGCCAGGAACTCACCTACCAGTTCCCCTCACGGGTCGAGGGCTCCGAATACCGAGACACCCTGGTCGGCTACACCCTCAACAACGACAAGAAACTGTACGACCTCGAACAGTGGCGCCCGACCGTGGACGCACAGTTGTCCGCCCTGGACGCCAAGCTGGATCGGATTCTCGACGCATTGGAGGCCAAGTAA